From Aedes albopictus strain Foshan chromosome 1, AalbF5, whole genome shotgun sequence, one genomic window encodes:
- the LOC109431339 gene encoding ragulator complex protein LAMTOR3 homolog: MTDDVKKFFHNMIQRVNGLHCVMVTDRDGVPLVNLEKEKSIQIVMKPAFLSTFTLAAEQSNKLGLGKNRNIISVYADYQVVQMNKLPLVVTFIGAQNCNIGHILAMDQQIDTILEELKTAVTDS; the protein is encoded by the exons ATGACGGACGACGTGAAGAAGTTTTTCCACAACATGATACAACG AGTCAATGGCTTACACTGCGTCATGGTAACCGACCGCGATGGCGTGCCTCTCGTTAACCTGGAGAAGGAAAAATCCATTCAAATTGTGATGAAACCAGCCTTTCTGTCCACGTTTACCCTGGCGGCGGAACAATCCAATAAACTGGGGTTGGGAAAGAATCGTAACATTATCTCTGTGTACGCCGACTACCAGGTGGTTCAGATGAACAAACTTCCGCTGGTGGTAACGTTTATCGGAGCACAAAACTGCAACATCGGACACATACTGGCGATGGACCAGCAGATCGACACGATTCTAGAGGAACTCAAGACGGCTGTTACGGATTCGTGA
- the LOC109431337 gene encoding dystrobrevin alpha-like, with the protein MYDQQEDDRGYLVYANRYNGQLQSDNPNLTYVVSKINEKFSASKYSTYRCACKLFALQRALYTCYIPFQTVCTILERHRFNQIDSAPSIKPIQLTAVLHDVYFAAEQLGCFADLAQQPDREALIATLAGLFWAVYDPKRCNPLSILELKQTFLLLCESPNFEQVVWEHFQLTSDHNLCVSRHRFEAMLMNLAKLLSFLGEPDHLKPKLVQEIVNECFVNYPGLVGLTEYQFSCLWKLSSKFSYYSNVLALAKRLKDSEFVVHNVQCAACREPIQGLRFKCQKCRNLSLCIDCFSQAFTSKSHNVGHKMYEISANEVSTNKISTLMLKLCNLFSRSSNTQTQCQQPSTFDNMEAKLIDTNAVELQDVEQPPAASSTLRGTLSRSLNSSSCASLRKSSNKNISIFSNIDCQLFTSTQSQALVEKLSSVMEILEEDSEKYRLKLANLKVNATVDKEQIDYFEAHGKLLSEQLKTLKEVCAKVSRGFPQSSSTPYRSSSNGSTKRLSLMAASALEKTIHGAELNKSYVNDQLQPELSVRDISSWFHLNKPSETILEQMEADAASKASANPVAVVDELTRRIDNLKIDTQMANFKDLLLKVREIVDDSYSDNTELARTTQQLEKALDRIIAEEERKRLQSI; encoded by the exons ATGTACGACCAACAGGAAGATGATCGCGGTTATTTGGTGTACGCCAATCGCTACAATGGCCAGCTGCAGTCCGATAATCCCAATCTGACCTACGTGGTGAGCAAGATCAATGAAAAGTTCTCGGCTTCGAAGTACAGTACCTACAGGTGCGCCTGCAAGTTGTTCGCACTTCAAAGGGCTCTATACA CATGTTACATCCCATTTCAAACAGTATGCACCATTCTAGAGCGTCATCGGTTCAATCAGATAGATAGCGCTCCCTCGATCAAACCGATTCAACTAACGGCAGTACTACATGATGTATACTTTGCCGCAGAACAACTCGGTTGTTTTGCCGATCTTGCACAACAGCCGGATCGCGAAGCATTGATCGCCACACTGGCAGGTCTGTTCTGGGCCGTCTATGACCCAAAACGCTGCAATCCATTATCGATCCTCGAACTGAAGCAGACCTTCCTTTTATTGTGTGAGTCTCCCAATTTTGAACAAGTCGTTTGGGAACACTTCCAGTTGACCAGCGATCACAATCTTTGCGTTTCGCGGCACCGTTTCGAGGCCATGCTCATGAACTTGGCCAAACTGTTGTCGTTTCTGGGAGAACCTGACCATTTGAAGCCGAAGCTGGTGCAGGAGATCGTGAACGAATGCTTCGTGAACTACCCAGGGTTGGTCGGCTTGACGGAGTACCAGTTCAGTTGTCTGTGGAAGCTGTCGTCGAAGTTTTCGTATTACTCGAATGTGTTGGCCTTGGCGAAGAGGCTCAAGGATTCCGAATTCGTAGTGCACAACGTGCAGTGTGCCGCCTGTCGCGAGCCAATTCAAGGACTCCGATTCAAATGTCAGAAATGCCGAAATTTGTCCTTGTGTATCGATTGTTTCAGCCAGGCTTTCACCAGTAAGAGTCACAACGTCGGGCATAAAATGTATGAGATTAGCGCGAAC GAAGTGTCTACGAATAAAATATCAACGTTGATGCTGAAGTTATGCAATCTATTCAGTAGATCTTCGAATACTCAAACCCAATGCCAGCAACCGTCTACCTTCGATAACATGGAAGCTAAACTGATCGATACGAATGCTGTAGAACTACAGGATGTAGAACAACCACCGGCTGCCAGTAGTACCCTGCGAGGAACGCTGTCGCGTTCATTGAACTCGTCTAGTTGTGCATCACTTAGAAAGTCCTCGAACAAAAATATCAGCATTTTCAGCAATATCGACTGCCAGTTGTTCACCAGTACACAGAGCCAAGCGTTGGTGGAGAAACTATCGTCGGttatggaaatcctggaggaagacaGCGAAAAGTATCGACTGAAGTTGGCAAATTTGAAAGTTAATGCTACGGTGGACAAGGAGCAGATCGATTATTTTGAGGCGCATGGTAAATTGCTGTCCGAGCAGCTGAAGACACTGAAGGAGGTGTGCGCGAAGGTGAGCCGTGGATTTCCGCAAAGTTCCAGTACGCCATATCGATCGAGCAGTAACGGCAGCACCAAACGTTTGTCGTTGATGGCGGCAAGTGCCTTGGAGAAGACCA TACATGGAGCCGAACTGAATAAATCTTACGTGAACGATCAACTACAACCGGAACTCTCCGTCCGGGATATTAGTTCATGGTTTCACCTCAATAAACCGTCCGAAACCATACTGGAACAGATGGAAGCCGATGCAGCATCGAAGGCGAGCGCCAACCCAGTGGCCGTTGTCGATGAGCTAACCCGCCGTATCGATAATCTCAAAATCGACACCCAGATGGCAAACTTCAAGGATCTTTTACTGAAAGTTCGTGAAATAGTGGACGATTCGTATAGCGACAATACGGAACTCGCCAGAACTACGCAACAATTGGAAAAGGCTCTGGATCGCATTATAGCGGAGGAAGAACGTAAACGACTGCAGAGCATTTGA
- the LOC134289676 gene encoding uncharacterized protein K02A2.6-like — MSQSQPPQAQSSMSGGGEQPFKETILQILSNQQALMTQLSQQVSAIQGNVQNANRNELILDSLATNITEFAYDLEKGCSFDAWFSRYADLFEKDAAQLADDAKVRLLLRKLNPSAHERYTSFILPKLSKEFTFEETVAKLKIIFGTPVSTFHRRYQCLQTMKDEDEDFISYSCKVNKACVDFKLQELKEDQFKCLIFVCGLKSSKDSDIRMRLLSRMNETSDMTLEKIVEECKSLINLKRDTVLIGGKPPSSTVVASNAVRTQPNRKEKPNRAKDQAPKTPCWSCGGMHFSSQCNFKDHKCRDCGRTGHKEGYCSCFSSKPRPKPGKGKQGNWNKHSTKIVVVKNVTRSRRYVETTINGVPVNLQLDSGSDITIISRQNWVKIGAPKTSPPDCEVQTASGDKLGIDAMFRANISISGDQREGSDLLDEFGLWDVPFSSFCKLVDTKQEDHQVAELKSKFPTVFTGQLGLCSKMQVHLSLKKDARPVFKPKRPVSYNMEAVVEDEMKRLQDNGIITPITYADWAAPIVVVRKPDRTVRICADFSTGLNNALEANNYPLPLPEDIFNRMANCTMFSHIDLSDAYLQVQVDEESRKLININTHKGLYQFNRLSPGIKSAPGAFQQIMDAMLAGLDCTCPYLDDVLVGGRTEEEHRKNLYKVLERLQEYGFTVKIEKCRFFMRQVNYLGQLLDKEGIRPDPEKVKAVVNMPPPNDVPTLRSYLGAINYYGKYIREMRQLRHPLDGLLKQGVSFEWTDECQRSFDRFNEILQSPLMLTHYNPRMDIVVSADASNVGIGARIAHRFPDGSEKAVYHASRSLTLAESRYSQIEKEALGLVYAVTKFHRMVYGRRFALQTDHKPLPDEDFVIASIEIEKVIVGQSIEYLPVSYKMIAEVTSEDDTLRMVRDYIRKGWPSKATSEDPGVQQFFARRESLYEAQKVLMYGDRVVIPKKLQQKVLHQLHKGHPGIDRMRSLARTFVYWPNIDDHITALVRNCQECAAVAKTDTKTKLESWPVPEKPWQRVHVDFAGPVNDTYYLVLVDSLSKWPEVVPTKRITSEATIAILRKIFSRFGMPEVLVSDNGAQLTSDVFERFCESNGITHLRTAPFHPQSNGLAESRNAPGGKSPAEILFGKPLRTSFELMRPPSKFYRVVNSKQASQYNEKHGAKTKCFEVKDKVYAQVHHGNDWSWVPGEVVERIGQVMYNIWLPDRQRLIRCHGNQLRKRYDTSSSPPEVIGPQVPLEILLDTWSLNPSSSGAAVETVEPPAEPEGLDELQLEFLRSLMEPDQQRRRLRTPVRQPELEEVIQRRSSRQRRAPVRYEPYQLY; from the exons ATGTCGCAGTCGCAACCACCTCAAGCACAATCATCGATGTCGGGCGGCGGAGAGCAGCCATTCAAGGAAACGATCTTGCAGATACTCAGCAATCAGCAGGCGCTGATGACACAGTTATCGCAGCAGGTATCGGCAATCCAAGGGAACGTCCAGAATGCAAATCGCAATGAACTGATTTTGGACTCCCTAGCGACGAATATCACTGAATTCGCCTATGACCTTGAGAAAGGTTGTTCATTCGATGCCTGGTTTTCGCGTTATGCTGACCTTTTTGAGAAGGACGCCGCTCAGCTTGCGGACGATGCGAAGGTGCGGTTGTTATTGAGAAAACTGAATCCCTCAGCGCACGAACGGTACACGTCATTCATCCTCCCCAAACTGTCGAAGGAGTTTACGTTCGAGGAAACCGTCGCCAAATTGAAGATTATCTTTGGCACACCTGTCTCTACGTTCCATCGACGTTATCAGTGCCTTCAGACGATGAAGGACGAAGATGAGGATTTTATCAGTTACTCGTGTAAAGTAAACAAGGCGTGTGTTGACTTCAAGCTCCAAGAACTGAAGGAAGATCAGTTCAAATGCCTTATCTTCGTATGTGGGCtgaaatcatccaaggattcgGACATCCGAATGCGCCTTCTATCCAGAATGAACGAGACCAGCGATATGACCCTCGAGAAGATCGTCGAAGAGTGTAAGAGTCTCATCAATTTGAAGCGGGACACGGTGCTCATTGGGGGAAAACCACCCTCGTCAACTGTGGTCGCCTCGAATGCCGTTCGGACGCAGCCGAATCGAAAGGAGAAACCGAACCGAGCGAAGGATCAAGCACCGAAAACGCCATGTTGGTCATGTGGCGGCATGCACTTTTCAAGCCAGTGCAACTTCAAGGATCACAAGTGCCGGGATTGCGGTAGGACGGGCCACAAAGAAGGCTATTGCAGCTGTTTTTCATCCAAGCCTCGGCCAAAGCCGGGAAAAGGAAAGCAAGGAAATTGGAACAAGCATTCAACGAAAATTGTCGTCGTTAAAAATGTCACGCGCAGCCGGAGATACGTCGAGACAACCATCAACGGTGTTCCGGTCAACCTCCAGCTAGATTCCGGCTCCGATATTACCATCATATCCAGACAGAACTGGGTCAAGATCGGAGCGCCCAAAACATCGCCACCGGACTGTGAAGTGCAGACAGCATCCGGTGACAAGCTGGGAATCGATGCCATGTTCCGTGCCAACATTTCGATCAGTGGCGACCAACGAGAAG GCTCAGACCTCCTCGATGAGTTTGGGCTGTGGGACGTACCATTCTCGTCCTTTTGCAAACTGGTGGACACCAAACAAGAAGACCACCAAGTCGCCGAACTGAAGTCCAAGTTCCCGACCGTTTTCACCGGCCAGTTGGGGTTATGCTCCAAAATGCAGGTGCACTTGTCGCTCAAGAAGGACGCCAGGCCGGTGTTCAAGCCAAAGCGACCGGTTTCGTACAATATGGAGGCCGTTGTGGAAGATGAAATGAAGCGACTCCAGGACAACGGTATCATCACGCCAATTACGTACGCAGATTGGGCTGCACCAATCGTGGTGGTACGTAAACCAGACCGCACTGTCAGGATATGCGCCGATTTTTCCACCGGACTCAACAACGCACTGGAGGCAAACAATTATCCACTGCCTCTTCCGGAGGATATCTTCAATCGAATGGCTAACTGCACAATGTTTAGCCATATCGATTTATCCGATGCGTACCTCCAGGTCCAGGTGGATGAAGAAAGTAggaagctgatcaatatcaacactCACAAGGGCCTCTACCAGTTTAACCGGTTGTCACCCGGTATCAAGAGCGCCCCAGGAGCGTTCCAACAAATCATGGATGCGATGCTAGCCGGACTAGACTGCACGTGTCCGTACCTCGACGACGTCCTCGTTGGGGGACGCACAGAAGAAGAGCATAGGAAGAACCTGTACAAAGTGCTAGAACGCCTCCAGGAATACGGATTCAccgtgaaaattgaaaaatgccGTTTCTTCATGCGCCAGGTGAACTATCTGGGCCAACTTCTGGACAAGGAGGGCATCCGCCCTGATCCCGAAAAGGTGAAAGCGGTAGTGAACATGCCCCCGCCAAACGACGTCCCGACGCTGCGGTCGTACTTAGGTGCGATAAATTATTACGGGAAGTATATTCGGGAGATGCGACAACTTCGTCACCCGCTGGATGGACTGTTGAAGCAAGGAGTCAGTTTCGAATGGACAGATGAGTGCCAACGGTCATTCGATCGTTTCAATGAGATTTTGCAGTCTCCACTCATGCTGACGCACTATAACCCCCGAATGGACATAGTTGTATCAGCAGACGCATCAAATGTGGGCATTGGCGCCCGCATAGCTCATCGGTTCCCAGACGGCTCCGAAAAGGCAGTGTACCATGCTTCCAGAAGCCTCACCCTTGCTGAATCCCGATACAGCCAAATCGAGAAAGAAGCACTGGGGCTGGTTTACGCGGtcaccaaatttcatcgaatggtCTACGGAAGACGCTTCGCCCTACAGACCGACCATAAACCGCTG CCAGATGAGGATTTCGTGATTGCTTCCATTGAAATCGAGAAGGTTATCGTCGGCCAATCTATCGAGTACCTACCAGTGTCATACAAAATGATAGCGGAGGTGACATCCGAAGACGACACCCTCCGCATGGTGAGGGATTACATCAGGAAAGGTTGGCCAAGTAAAGCAACATCCGAAGATCCAGGCGTACAACAGTTTTTCGCTCGACGGGAATCGCTGTATGAAGCCCAAAAGGTCCTGATGTACGGCGATCGAGTTGTCATTCCCAAGAAGCTCCAACAGAAGGTGCTTCATCAGCTACACAAAGGACACCCGGGGATCGATCGAATGAGATCCTTGGCGCGAACTTTTGTGTATTGGCCAAACATAGACGACCATATCACTGCTTTGGTCCGAAACTGTCAGGAATGCGCAGCTGTAGCGAAGACGGACACAAAAACGAAATTGGAATCCTGGCCAGTCCCCGAGAAACCATGGCAGAGGGTTCACGTGGACTTTGCCGGACCCGTCAACGATACCTACTACCTTGTGCTAGTTGATTCACTCTCCAAATGGCCGGAGGTAGTACCAACCAAGCGCATCACATCAGAAGCCACCATAGCAATTCTTCGCAAAATCTTCAGCCGATTCGGCATGCCGGAGGTCCTAGTCTCCGACAACGGGGCCCAGCTTACCAGCGACGTTTTCGAACGGTTCTGCGAGTCCAACGGTATCACCCACTTGAGAACAGCGCCTTTCCACCCCCAAAGCAATGGGTTGGCAGAAAG CCGAAATGCACCAGGAGGAAAATCACCAGCCGAGATCCTTTTCGGCAAGCCGCTTCGAACATCGTTTGAGCTCATGAGACCACCAAGCAAGTTCTACAGGGTTGTCAACTCCAAGCAAGCTAGCCAGTACAACGAGAAACATGGGGCTAAGACGAAATGCTTCGAAGTCAAGGACAAAGTGTACGCGCAAGTACACCACGGAAACGATTGGAGCTGGGTACCAGGAGAAGTAGTGGAGCGTATTGGGCAAGTCATGTACAACATTTGGCTGCCTGATCGACAACGGCTCATTCGCTGCCACGGCAACCAGTTACGAAAACGCTACGATACTAGCAGCAGCCCGCCGGAGGTTATCGGCCCTCAAGTTCCGCTCGAGATCTTGCTCGACACTTGGAGTTTGAACCCATCTAGCTCTGGTGCTGCAGTAGAAACAGTTGAACCGCCTGCGGAGCCTGAAGGACTGGACGAGTTGCAGTTGGAATTCTTGCGTAGCTTGATGGAGCCTGATCAGCAACGACGTCGACTGCGTACTCCGGTTAGGCAACCTGAGTTAGAGGAAGTTATCCAGCGAAGATCGTCCCGGCAGCGGCGCGCACCAGTTCGGTACGAGCCGTATCAGCTTTATTAA
- the LOC109427760 gene encoding glucose-induced degradation protein 8-B homolog, translated as MSISDKNDGITREEWQSRLETFPFKQDDINKLIMNYLVTEGFKEAAEKFQAESGVEPSVDLSSLDNRILIREAVQNGRIQEATHLVNQLHPELLDNDRYLYFHLQQLHLIELIRAGKIEEALTFAQTQISEAGESNPEVLNELERTLALLAFDKPQNSPFADLLDQTHRQKVASELNAAILKMEHQEQSSPRMINVLKLILWAQAELDKKNVKYPKMVDLATATIDPK; from the exons ATGAGCATTAGCGATAAAAACGATGGAATTACGCGAGAGGAGTGGCAATCCCGGCTGGAAACGTTTCCCTTCAAACAGGACGACATCAACAAATTGATAATGAACTATCTGGTTACAG AGGGATTCAAAGAAGCAGCGGAAAAGTTCCAAGCAGAATCCGGTGTGGAACCCTCGGTGGATCTGAGCTCGCTTGACAACAGAATATTGATACGGGAAGCCGTGCAAAATGGACGAATACAGGAGGCGACCCACCTTGTCAACCAGCTGCACCCGGAACTGCTGGACAACGATCGCTATCTCTACTTCCATCTTCAGCAGCTGCATCTCATTGAGCTGATCCG AGCGGGAAAAATTGAGGAGGCACTAACCTTTGCGCAGACACAGATTTCCGAAGCCGGCGAGAGCAATCCAGAGGTACTGAACGAACTGGAGCGAACTCTGGCATTGCTAGCGTTTGACAAACCCCAGAACAGTCCGTTCGCCGATCTGCTGGACCAAACGCACCGGCAAAAGGTGGCCAGTGAACTTAACGCAGCTATTCTCAAGATGGAACACCAGGAACAGTCCAGCCCGAGAATGATCAACGTGCTCAAGCTGATCCTCTGGGCCCAGGCTGAACTGGACAAGAAGAACGTGAAGTATCCGAAAATGGTCGACCTGGCAACGGCTACTATTGATCCTAAGTAA
- the LOC109431360 gene encoding nucleoporin Nup35: protein MEPMALGSPSGSPLPSTSGYLPSFLMGDTPTTPRANTLSPTKGRTSLAFTAQSPVAAGGSFAGQSLEFGHGGRPTGMPQKFTLGGSNLNQSHHNVNHNSSVTGPPTQGLFDSFRNEKQLFQTPSKNMTTGQGAASATPGFLHQSAGNDSSYLNQSGFNVSRVMSPIPMARDQDFIRSSPAVAAMSQSHMNLSQSVPPGSDYWITVFGFPISASSMILSHFSQCGAIIEKVFATQNGNWVHLRFTSRLECDKALNYNGKIIGQNLMIGVQYCNDPAIVGKENSDDRKEYSLSRVRSLTHIAYKNAQHPTDVVPSPTAPTRSSGLVNKAMDLIFGW from the exons ATGGAACCAATGGCGCTGGGAAGTCCAAGCGGTAGTCCTCTGCCCTCAACTAGCGGTTATTTACCGTCGTTCCTCATGGGAGACACACCTACAACGCCGCGAGCCAACACCCTGTCCCCAACCAAGGGCCGCACTTCGTTGGCGTTCACAGCACAGTCCCCGGTGGCGGCGGGTGGCTCCTTTGCCGGTCAATCGCTCGAGTTTGGCCATGGTGGGCGCCCCACCGGCATGCCCCAGAAGTTCACCCTGGGTGGATCGAACCTGAACCAGTCACACCACAACGTCAATCACAACTCGAGCGTTACGGGCCCACCGACGCAGGGACTGTTCGATTCGTTCCGGAACGAGAAGCAACTGTTTCAGACGCCGAGCAAAAACATGACAACCGGCCAGGGAGCTGCATCAGCTACGCCGGGATTCCTTCATCAGTCGGCGGGGAACGATTCCTCATATTTGAATCAAAGCGGGTTCAATGTTTCAAGGGTAATGTCACCGATTCCGATGGCCCGGGATCAGGATTTCATCCGGAGTTCACCAGCAGTGGCCGCGATGTCACAGTCTCACATGAACCTTTCGCAATCCGTTCCGCCCGGGTCGGACTACTGGATAACGGTGTTCGGGTTTCCCATTTCGGCGTCTTCCATGATACTGTCGCACTTTTCCCAGTGTGGAGCAATCATTGAGAAAGTGTTTGCCACCCAAAACGGGAACTGGGTCCACCTGAGGTTCACTTCGAGGCTCGAGTGCGATAAGGCACTGAACTACAACGGCAAGATAATCGGACAGAATCTGATGATTGGGGTTCAGTACTGCAATGATCCGGCCATCGTGGGGAAGGAGAACAGCGACGATCGAAAAGA atattccctcaGCCGCGTCCGCTCGTTGACACACATAGCATACAAAAATGCACAGCACCCGACCGATGTGGTGCCGAGCCCTACGGCACCGACGCGAAGTTCCGGACTAGTAAATAAGGCGATGGACCTTATATTCGGCTGGTAG
- the LOC109431338 gene encoding aladin, with amino-acid sequence MAALDTFPELPQPGEISICERNGRICSLPINEVDASSSCNQLLSYPEINIGRELFHHAAVHLREDHRTLMVPVDETLIKRITRTFFEEGAVEALKEAANSGSHQYNPIVGSMSRYLLALVGVGNRVKFFFKPHLKERGVDCVGKYTQTKDWPKSAIRCIRWHPNCFKVAIAASDDSIRVYSDEPTIVPVLKSGLQKSVTSLAWRPYTAGELAVGCQNGTLVWNVDPNSLITRPLSQAVQLRHGNHFPVTSVEWSPNGCLLATASINDSDVLIWDVDQNKQVSLCIRVGITSRQFLIIWLQRDSLPLVSIFSFGRCTLIAQLGCLVN; translated from the exons ATGGCAGCTTTGGACACATTCCCAGAACTTCCGCAGCCCGGAGAGATATCGATCTGCGAGCGTAACGGGCGTATTTGCTCGTTGCCGATCAACGAAGTGGATGCATCCAGCTCGTGTAAT CAACTGTTATCGTATCCCGAAATCAATATCGGTCGTGAGCTGTTTCATCATGCCGCTGTCCACTTGCGAGAGGATCATCGAACGCTTATGGTACCGGTCGACGAAACACTGATCAAACGTAtcacccgaacatttttcgaGGAAGGCGCCGTCGAAGCTCTGAAGGAAGCGGCCAACAGCGGTAGCCATCAGTACAATCCGATAGTCGGTTCGATGTCCCGATATCTGCTGGCACTGGTTGGAGTTGGCAATCGAGTCAAGTTCTTCTTCAAACCCCATCTGAAGGAACGGGGTGTTGACTGCGTTGGGAAGTACACGCAGACCAAGGATTGGCCGAAAAGTGCCATCCGATGCATTCGGTGGCATCCGAATTGTTTCAAAGTGGCCATCGCTGCGTCCGACGATAGCATCCGGGTCTACAGCGATGAACCGACCATTGTTCCGGTGTTGAAAAGCGGTTTGCAAAAGTCGGTTACATCGTTGGCGTGGCGGCCTTACACGGCCGGAGAGTTGGCCGTGGGTTGTCAAAATGGCACTCTGGTGTGGAACGTCGACCCGAACAGTTTGATAACGAGACCACTGTCGCAGGCCGTCCAGCTGAGACATGGAAACCACTTCCCAGTTACTTCCGTCGAGTGGAGCCCCAATGGGTGCTTGCTGGCCACGGCCAGTATCAATGACTCGGATGTTCTCATCTGGGACGTGGATCAAAATAAACAGGTGAGTCTTTGTATTAGAGTTGGGATCACAAGTAGACAATTTTTGATAATTTGGCTACAGCGTGACAGTTTGCCATTAGTCAGCATATTTTCTTTCGGTCgttgtacactcattgcacaattgggttgtttagtgaattaa